Proteins encoded together in one Kwoniella shandongensis chromosome 3, complete sequence window:
- a CDS encoding methionine aminopeptidase, type I, producing MSRIQVPRSLSRIRRYHTLPSRFGTYPLLHPSSALTSYPTPLPVPTTIPRPSYVPKNFFTAPWGEHDAPESDTDDVELRGERIKLGSEGEKRVREVARLASEVLKEVGKLVKPGITTSELDRAAHEMIKSRGAYPSPLGYSSFPRSCTTSVNNVIAHGIPDDRPLHPQDLINIDLTLFFQGYHGDTSATFLLPDVDKLGRELVEATKEALEVGIRVCGPGKPYSEIGRAIEEFAKRYGFSVNSQFSGHGIGKRFHQPPWIFHTRNSEPGTMLPGDCFTIEPCLVQGSNSRGDLWDDGWTMSTETGARSAQFEHQILITHDGAEILT from the exons ATGTCAAGAATACAGGTTCCCCGCTCCCTTTCTCGAATACGGCGGTACCACACCCTTCCTTCGAGATTCGGTACCTACccgctcctccacccatcctcAGCACTGACCTCGTATCCTACACCTCTGCCCGTACCAACTACGATCCCAAGACCGTCTTATGTCCCGAAGAACTTCTTCACAGCGCCATGGGGGGAACATGATGCGCCAGAATCTGATACGGACGATGTGGAGCTGCGAGGGGAGAGGATAAAGCTTGGGAGTGAGGGCGAGAAGAGGGTCAGAGAAGTCGCGAGGTTGGCGAGCGAGGTCTTGAAGGAGGTAGGGAAGCTGGTCAAG CCTGGAATAACGACGTCTGAGCTGGACAGAGCGGCTCATGAGATGATCAAATCGAGAGGAGCGTATCCCTCGCCGTTGGGATACTCCAGCTTCCCGAGAAGCTGTACGACTTCTGTAAACAACGTCATTGCGC ATGGGATACcagacga TCgccctcttcaccctcagGATCTGATCAACATCGATCTCACCCTTTTCTTCCAAGGGTATCACGGTGACACCTCCGCCacattcctccttcccgACGTTGACAAGCTCGGAAGAGAGTTGGTAGAAGCGACGAAGGAGGCGTTGGAAGTCGGCATAAGGGTCTGTGGACCTGGTAAACCGTATAGCGAGATTGGTAGGGCGATCGA AGAATTTGCGAAACGATATGGGTTCTCGGTGAACTCGCAATTCTCAGGACATGGGATAGGAAAGAGATTCCACCAACCGCCATGGATATTCCATACTC GCAACTCGGAACCCGGTACGATGCTGCCAGGAGACTGCTTCACTATCGAACCTTGTTTGGTACAAGGGTCCAACTCCCGTGGCGATCTTTGGGATGACGGATGGACAATGTCtacagag ACCGGAGCGAGGTCGGCTCAGTTCGAGCATCAGATTTTGATCACGCATGATGGCGCCGAGATCCTCACATGA